The proteins below come from a single Miscanthus floridulus cultivar M001 chromosome 1, ASM1932011v1, whole genome shotgun sequence genomic window:
- the LOC136498925 gene encoding uncharacterized protein: MEPSDSDESSGAHAADVVMEDLLLGPSRKRKIESSSVAHAGDVVMEETQDGPSPKKVDIHRAIDLMRFVFREGMPFLDNGSGRSFAERMIVDMSGFMVDMMFQDPGISQKNAPGRMWTMTPTLDKDIAHAFAKETRKGVSGVVQGDFYGIFVDTIHIPSTIMSCMVLFVRYLNGEGDVVERLLGVVPDPDFGGLSIKVMVDSMLSEARLSLSKLRGQGHGLFGYDDEIFTELKTLITNENGLEYYVHPYLCQMHSSLVHSSYGQFKVYELFQTVDALSNLIKDCPQFTEKVCSLIQERGWHLASDLKKPGETSWGSYYEALVKFAAYFDPICDALYFVSEEVKDHDQTYLAYKVLKGLSYDFAFGLLLMQDVLGVTNELSLALDRKYVDAENCMALLQEAKKQLQVMRDEGWTSFLNKVGLFCSENEFPMPNMGTKFEPRPRLRGNAPTMTNLEHYHIDFFEKVINIHLNEFDKRFSKQSSSLFVLSSCLNPQNAFQAFDKEKLLEYARLYPSDFSDSDIATLDLQLEAFVADMRSDVRFREMSALSELSVKMVETGKSTVYPLVYLLLKLALILPGTPATAKTASSAIKFIDSTMQEEPCNQWISDCLLLFLERDIFESVTNDAVIASL; encoded by the coding sequence ATGGAGCCGTCAGATTCGGATGAATCTTCAGGCGCACATGCAGCTGATGTCGTCATGGAGGACCTTCTGCTAGGTCCATCTCGCAAGAGGAAGATCGAATCATCATCAGTCGCGCATGCCGGTGATGTTGTTATGGAGGAGACTCAGGATGGTCCATCTCCTAAGAAGGTTGACATTCATCGGGCAATTGACCTCATGAGGTTTGTCTTCAGAGAAGGGATGCCTTTCCTAGACAATGGGTCGGGGAGATCTTTTGCAGAGAGGATGATTGTGGACATGTCAGGCTTCATGGTAGACATGATGTTTCAGGATCCTGGTATTTCCCAGAAGAATGCTCCCGGTCGGATGTGGACGATGACACCTACCCTCGACAAGGATATTGCACATGCATTTGCTAAGGAAACAAGAAAAGGTGTCAGCGGTGTGGTCCAGGGAGATTTCTATGGGATATTTGTTGATACAATTCACATACCTAGCACGATTATGTCCTGTATGGTCCTGTTTGTGCGCTATCTCAATGGCGAGGGTGATGTGGTGGAGAGGCTTCTCGGTGTTGTGCCAGACCCTGATTTCGGTGGTTTATCTATCAAAGTGATGGTGGATTCGATGCTTTCTGAAGCTAGATTGAGTTTGTCGAAGCTTCGTGGTCAAGGCCATGGCTTGTTTGGTTACGACGATGAAATTTTCACCGAACTAAAGACATTAATCACTAACGAGAATGGATTGGAGTACTACGTTCATCCTTATCTCTGCCAGATGCATTCTTCTCTTGTACATTCTTCCTATGGTCAGTTTAAAGTTTATGAGCTCTTCCAAACTGTCGATGCACTGTCAAATCTAATCAAAGACTGTCCCCAGTTCACAGAAAAGGTTTGTTCTCTAATACAAGAGAGAGGGTGGCACCTGGCCAGTGATCTTAAGAAACCTGGTGAAACAAGCTGGGGTTCATATTATGAGGCACTCGTGAAATTTGCTGCTTATTTTGATCCAATTTGTGATGCACTTTACTTTGTGAGTGAAGAAGTGAAAGACCATGATCAGACATATCTGGCATACAAAGTACTTAAAGGATTGTCCTATGACTTTGCCTTTGGCTTGCTTTTGATGCAAGATGTACTGGGTGTTACAAATGAGCTTTCACTGGCCTTGGACAGGAAATATGTGGACGCAGAGAACTGTATGGCTCTCCTCCAGGAGGCCAAGAAGCAGCTGCAGGTAATGAGGGATGAAGGATGGACATCCTTCCTCAACAAAGTCGGCTTGTTTTGCAGTGAAAATGAATTCCCCATGCCCAATATGGGAACCAAATTTGAACCCCGGCCGAGATTGAGGGGCAATGCTCCAACGATGACAAACCTGGAGCACTACCATATTGATTTCTTCGAAAAGGTTATCAATATTCACCTCAACGAGTTTGACAAGCGTTTCAGCAAGCAAAGCTCTTCGTTGTTTGTTCTTTCATCGTGCTTAAATCCACAGAATGCTTTCCAAGCTTTTGACAAGGAGAAGCTTCTCGAGTATGCTCGGCTCTACCCATCCGACTTCTCTGATTCTGACATAGCAACACTTGATCTGCAACTTGAAGCCTTTGTAGCAGACATGCGCTCTGATGTCAGGTTTCGTGAAATGAGTGCTCTCAGTGAACTTTCAGTTAAGATGGTGGAGACAGGCAAGTCCACCGTGTATCCTCTGGTATATCTGCTTCTAAAGCTTGCTCTCATCCTTCCTGGGACACCGGCCACCGCCAAGACAGCATCCTCTGCGATTAAGTTCATAGATAGCACGATGCAGGAAGAACCTTGCAACCAGTGGATCAGTGACTGCTTATTGTTGTTCCTGGAGCGTGACATATTTGAAAGTGTTACCAATGACGCTGTCATTGCATCCCTTTGA